TTTGCAACTATACTGGTTTTTATTTGCTGCCAGCAATTCTCGATTTTACATTTGTCTGTTATGATGATTCCGGTGCTGATGCTTTTAAACTATTCGTACCGCGCAAACGAGACTTCGGAGTCAGTTTTCCGTATTGGTTCTCAAAAGATACTATAAAAGTAATTTGTGACAAACGTAAGATGCATAAGAAGGGGAAACGGTATAGAAATCACCTCAACTACATATATCACTTTTTCCCTTTTGAGGAAGTCCTGGCAAGTCACTCAAAGTTCCTTATCGATCGTGATTACCGCTATTTTATAGTCAGTGCTGAGAGTAGTATACGTTTTGGTCATTTGTTAGAGCTAAGAGCGCGTGAGTGCTAAGTGACTTGCCTGCAGAGGTTACGTTTGACGGTGTCACTGCTACCGATGGTGCTCTCGCTATTTCAACTCAGTATTTAGTAGTAGCAATGATTCCCGCTGTGGCGGCCCGCGTTTTTGGGACCTGTCTCTTCAATTTGAGCAGGTTGAGGTCTTGAAAGCTCTCCGAGCCGTTAACCCTTCCGGAGGGCCAAGTGGTGACAGTATACCtcctattattataaaaaaattgctgtGAATCTCTTAGTGAACCGTCATCAATTCTATTCAATAGATATATCTCTGAAAGACTCTGCCCTCCCGCTAATCTGGTAGCAGGCCTCTGTGGTgcctatttttaaatctggcTGTAGAAGCTTAGTTGAAAACTGTAGACCAATTTCTTTGTTGCCCATTTTCGGGAAGGTCTTTGAGAGCTTAATTTACAAGCCTATTTTTTGCactgtaaaaaatattttagacccTCGAGAACACGGATTTTTTGCTGATCGTTCGGTAGAGACCAATCTTCTCGAATATACCAATTACATTTTACATTCTTTTGATGATAACTGTCAGGTGAACTCTGTATACACtgattttagtaaagcttttgaccggcgagacgatagcaacaaaccgcccagcaacaaactttttcctttatatttccacctacttctaaggcccatatcttcgttatctagaaagatagcgaaaaactaagcacatggttggaaagcttggtcttttctctatcttaaaccgagttttcgtccgatatgttgataatgagagcaagaaaaaataagaaacgtcgcgctgcagtcaatttacctcaaaataaccaaacttcacggccttgtgcagccgttaccagacgaaaattcaataaatggtttacatattcggaaagagctgaccttggactatcttattccgaattttttttttttttattgacgCCGTCAATATCTGCCAGAGTCTGTAAAAGAAACGCACCTGAAAGACAACCTACAGGTAGCAGAACGCAATCACTTCTTAccctaactttcttatttgatgaaggaaaaattggaacaaagTTTTACCCGAGAGAGAATCttaacttcatttcatgttgatagataatttttcattcactcttaatttatttaaaaccgtttaaaaacatataagtacgaaggcactaacactagaactataaACTTTAGCACGTCGATTTGGTGGTTGGTAAGGCTTTTCGTATGCTTGGATTCGTCATGAGATCACCTACTGATTTTGCTGACACTAATTCATTAATGACTCtctattatacagggtgtcccagaCCACCCGTACCAGCCGATTTATTCGGAAACGGTGAGTCCTAgagagttgaaataaaaaattcgtcaACTAAAGCAGACACCCTCCTTCTAGATAGTGTGTTACGACCGACCAACAACAACCGGAAGTGGGTGCAATTGAGtagtactttaatattttatatgtaaagaGGGGTCAATTACGATATCATCGTAAAGAACTCTTCAATAGAAATCTCTTttgcttgaaaaaaatttttatattgctAATCGTGTTCGAAATAATCCACCCTAATTGTTGGTACTTTTTACCGGTGTTATTTAAGTTGACAAATAGATGTCGCTAttcgtcgttttgaaaaatcgtgtaatttagaaatggctggttaataacaagaaattgtttttactaacaaaatgaataaaataacaaggagTTTTTTTTACCACAgaagaatattacaaaacactaaataataaaacttaataaattaaagtaaaaataccagttcttattaaacaaatgaataaaataactatGGAAAGGAATTATTTGGACGACAAAACGACACAAAACGCTcaatctaataaaaaattaacaaaatcaagataataaagattataaatgttcaaattgtctACCATTTTGAGCAACACATTTTTCAAGCCGGAGCCTTACACTATCTACcgcatttaaaatttctcttgcaCTTAAATTCTGACACGCTTCTTGAATTCTGTTCTTCATTTCTTCCTTTGTTGTTGGTCGATGTTTATAAACTAAATTCTTAAGTCGACCCCAAAGATAGAAATCAAGAGGGGTCAAATCGGGTGATCGTGCTGGCCACGCCACACAACCTCCTCTTCCAATCCATCGCCCAGGGAATTTTTGGTCACAAATCGCACGAGATACCGCAGCATAATGTGCTGGGCAGCCATCTTGTTGTAGCCACAATCTCCTCCTTATTGCTAGTGGAATGTCACCCAACAAATCATGCTGCAATGTGCCAGCAAGAAATTCCGCATACCTGCGACCATTGAGAGTGCCATCAAACAAGGAGTTTTTTTTACCACAgaagaatattacaaaacactaaataataaaacttaataaattaaaaattataaaaaaaaaataaaattatttaattgttattgacaGAACGTCAACTTTGTGAAACTAGCAGTTATCAATTCTTCGTATTTATCTTGAACAActaattagaattttatttaaacatcaaCATGCCTTTCAACAATGAAGAAGCGTATGACATGTTGATGTTATTGGGGGAATGCAGACAAAATTTTCGGGCTGCCGAAAGATTGTATGCCGAGCGCTTTCCTTACCGACCACAGCAAAGTCGTCATGTCTTCAGTCGTCTTGCTTGTAGAGTTAAGCGATTTGGGGTAGTTCGTCCTAATCACAACATCAGACACAGAATAAAAAGAACCGTGCAAGACAATCGAACAGCGGAAGTAATAGCCGGTGTTGAGTTATACCCTCATTTATCCGTCCGTGATATGGCAAGGGAATTCGATATCACCAAGAGCTCAGTCCAAcggatattaaaagaaaataaattttacgcTTATCATGTAAATCTTTGCCAAGAATTAAGAGATCAAGATTTTAATAACCGATTACAATTTTGTAATTGGTTATTAGGCCAAACTCAATTTTTTCATCGGAATATCCTTTGGACAGATGAAGCgacatttaaaagtaatggGCAGTTAAACCTGCACAATGCCCACTACTGGTCAGAAGTTAACCCCCATTGGATGGTTGAAATGAACAATCAAAATCTGTGGTCTctaaatgtgtggtgcgggATTTTGGGCGACATCATAATTGGGCCCTTTTATTTTGATGGCACTCTCAATGGTCGCAGGTATGCGGAATTTCTTGCTGGCACATTGCAGCATGATTTGTTGGGTGACATTCCACTAGCAATAAGGAGGAGATTGTGGCTACAACAAGATGGCTGCCCAGCACATTATGCTGCGGTATCTCGTGCGATTTGTGACCAAAAATTCCCTGGGCGATGGATTGGAAGAGGAGGTTGTGTGGCGTGGCCAGCACGATCACCCGATTTGACCCCTCTTGATTTCTATCTTTGGGATCGACTTAAGAATTTAGTTTATAAACATCGACCAACAACAAAGGAAGAAATGAAGAACAGAATTCAAGAAGCGTGTCAGAATTTAAGtgcaagagaaattttaaatgcgGTAGATAGTGTAAGGCTCCGGCTTGAAAAATGTGTTGCTCAAAATGGTagacaatttgaacatttataatctttattatcttgattttgttaattttttattagattgAGCGTTTTGTGTCGTTTTGTCGTCCAAATAATTCCTTTCCatagttattttattcatttgtttaataagaactggtatttttactttaatttattaagttttattatttagtgttttgtaatattcttcTGTGGTAAAAAAActccttgttattttattcattttgttagtaaaaacaatttcttgttattaaccagccatttctaaattacacgatttttcaaaacgacgaaTAGCGACATCTATTTGTCAACTTAAATAACACCGGTAAAAAGTACCAACAATTAGGGTGGATTATTTCGAACACGATTagcaatataaaaatttttttcaagcaaAAGAGATTTCTATTGAAGAGTTCTTTACGATGATATCGTAATTGACCCCtctttacatataaaatattaaagtactaCTCAATTGCACCCACTTCCGGTTGTTGTTGGTCGGTCGTAACACACTATCTAGAAGGAGGGTGTCTGCTTTAGTtgacgaattttttatttcaactctcTAGGACTCACCGTTTCCGAATAAATTGGCTGGTACGGGTGGtctgggacaccctgtacatacgtatttaacattttgatttaCTGCACTGTTGCATGGAATCCACAATATGATATATTTGTGGATTGCTTCATTTTTTATGCTGGAAATCTCATACTACCTACCAAtcgtaatgaaaaaatatctTGAAATGCACTTATTTTTGCTCATCTAAACGTATCTCACTCCTTAAtgatttctcatttttttaaagttataaccagattaaatttttgaagtttatacttttcttttttattttattatatgtatataaactTTGAAGCATTAAAATACTTGGAAACCTCATTAAACTCAACTTCAAATCTAAACACAAAACAAATCGATAAATAATAGTTTCGGCCACTAGAAATATCATTCGCCTCACCTCTCCAAACGTAGAGGTCACTTTCAACATTTGCATTAATTCTTcactttgttttgttttttcattttgttttgtgtttattatttattggtatttaaataaatattagtttattgttatgttttttttttcttgtttcaataaattcaCCTTGATTTAAGAGTTAGAGTCAGACTGTTGGATTACATTCATTCCGATcagtataaaaatgttaactgACATTGAGTGGgtgttattaataaagttttttacgAATCTTTAAGTACGAGTTACGAGCcaagtttcattaaaaaagttcGAATTGAAAACGAATAGATCTATAAAGTCAATAATAGACCACTTAACCGCGTTGAAATTCTTAAAGccacaaaaacaatttatttccaacaaACAACCTTTATTCATTTACATTCttaaaaacgaataaaaacgaaatagatttttttcgaACACATTTACTGATAGCAACCTTAATCGCGCGCAAGGTTGGTTCAATTAGAGTTTAACTGAAATGAATTGAGTAAAATTGTCTACTCACACTTTTCGTATTTGTATGTCGTATAAATAGATATCTATTAGGATtgaaataaactaaataacatctgataaaatatttttattgcaccgtCCTGATAAGCATTATTGATTTTTAGGTAACACATTGAGTGAAGTAACTAAACCGAAAGTGGATGGCCCGGAATGAGTTTGGCTAGAAAACATCGAATTGCCTCTTGGAAGGTTCTTAGAAGATGCGTCATATTTTTTATGGCAATTTGCGTCATCCCGGTTACTTTAGTTTTACTTGTTACAACCGATCAGTATATGAAACCGAATAGAGTTGGTGAGATGGGATTTATAAGACCTCAAGTAAGctatttatatgatttttattagtttataaatttgattttgtagaTTTCTGATGCTGTTATAAGTTCGCAAgtaaagttaacaaaaaatttaaccgCCGTTGCGGAAAGATTAGAAAAgcggaaaatgtttttaaagagAACTTGCTCTAATTTAGGCCTGGATATTCCTGGAAATGATTCTTTACATAAACCGAACGCTTGGGAATTTTTGGTAAATACGCAAGATCATATTATATGGTGTAACGTTTTTAAGGCAGCCTCAACATCTTGGATgtacaattttaatattttagcggggtaaaattaaaattgaaaccataaaaattatttcttaaagtCTATTTTTAGATATAGTCCAggttttttacaaaaaactaaaatggTACCTTTACATTTAGCCAGACAAAAATATCCAAGAGTCCCAttggatgatttaaaaaaatcttttaacgaTTCCCTATCGTTTTTAATAGTTCGTCACCCGTTAGAGCGTTTAATGTCCGCGTACAAAGACAAATTACAACACGCTTTACCGCACAGTTACCACCAACAACTTGGAAATCAAATAATCAAAAAGTATCGATCGAAAACTTTCCGTAAAAGCGATACGCGATGGCCATCTTTtgaagaatttattttataccttTTCGATTGTATCAAAGACGGGGAAACGTTAGATATGCACTGGACTCCTATAACCGAGTTCTGCACGCCATGTATGTTCGATTTTGACGTCATAGCGCACACGGAAACTTTGCAGGTAAGAGaataagaaatttatatttatgcgAAGTTAGAACCCAATTGCAtaggattttatttataataagagaacctctcaaccgatttcgatgaacaatatctcattcgaaagcttaaccCTAGAAAGAAAAgcattaaagatttatttattttcattaaagaaaagctactttaccataaaaaatggaaatctACTCGCCATAATAGTGATTACTTGGCTTTCTCTATCTTGCGCTCCAGGTCTAAGAGGCTTATTGCGGCTGATTACAGAGATTACTTAAACTCGATTCAGGCGGGGGTTATGGAAAATCCCAAAGGAATCTGGTCCTTTGTTAAGTCCAGGAAAGGGGATGTGTCTGGCTTGCCAGCCGCTATGTTTTCTGTTGATGGGTCAATGGTGACCTCAGGTCCTAATATCTCTTGTGCATTTGCAGAGTATTTCGCCTCGGTTTTCGTAGATGGTAGTATTGACCGCTCAATGGTCTTCGGTGGCCAGGGTGTTTCTTGACAAGTCCTCTAGCTCTGGTCCGGATGGTATTCCATCTTCCTTTTTGAGGGA
This genomic stretch from Onthophagus taurus isolate NC chromosome 7, IU_Otau_3.0, whole genome shotgun sequence harbors:
- the LOC111419167 gene encoding carbohydrate sulfotransferase 11; translation: MSLARKHRIASWKVLRRCVIFFMAICVIPVTLVLLVTTDQYMKPNRVGEMGFIRPQISDAVISSQVKLTKNLTAVAERLEKRKMFLKRTCSNLGLDIPGNDSLHKPNAWEFLVNTQDHIIWCNVFKAASTSWMYNFNILAGYSPGFLQKTKMVPLHLARQKYPRVPLDDLKKSFNDSLSFLIVRHPLERLMSAYKDKLQHALPHSYHQQLGNQIIKKYRSKTFRKSDTRWPSFEEFILYLFDCIKDGETLDMHWTPITEFCTPCMFDFDVIAHTETLQEDQEYIIFKAGLQHKIKPEWKNSGRGVTAQQIEKYYSQITRAQILQLYHIYRYDFELFNYTLNGYIEVGQIDKDPSALLQAINIKDSNIKVTDG